One stretch of Camelus bactrianus isolate YW-2024 breed Bactrian camel chromosome 19, ASM4877302v1, whole genome shotgun sequence DNA includes these proteins:
- the C19H20orf204 gene encoding uncharacterized protein C20orf204 homolog: MGPPKPALWALLLVLLGTTQGRAGLRTCSVPDVLRHYRAVIFQDLQAAARWVGPGAEGTGLGSRHLHFVQRNLTGAAASRRRGRVGASCGAQKEHSILLSILSLGRTLRGAVARGRRRALEKVAWTVATRTEAVMQRYCWTLRQSWRPQTRPSRRRGGRRWLLLHALDTIATCWEKLFALRAAATQQGEERARLRTSLTGAQPTHRSLCSPQSP; encoded by the exons ATG GGGCCCCCCAAGCCTGCACTCTGGGCActcctgctggtgctgctggggACCACACAGGGCCGGGCCGGGCTCCGCACCTGCAGTGTCCCCGACGTGCTCCGCCACTACCGGGCAGTCATCTTCCAAGACCTGCAGGCCGCAGCgaggtgggtggggccaggggccGAAGGGACGGGGCTGGGCTCCAGACACCTCCATTTCGTTCAGAGAAACCTGACTGGAGCTGCGGCCTCCCGACGGCGGGGCCGGGTGGGAGCCTCCTGTGGGGCCCAGAAG gagcaCAGCATCCTACTGTCCATCCTGTCCCTGGGTCGGACCCTACGTGGGGCGGTGGCCCGGGGCCGCCGTCGGGCACTGGAGAAAGTGGCATGGACTGTGGCCACGCGCACCGAGGCGGTGATGCAGCGCTACTGCTGGACGCTGCGCCAG AGCTGGCGGCCTCAGACGCGCCCTTCCCGGCGTCGAGGCGGCCGGAGGTGGCTCCTGCTACACGCCCTGGACACCATCGCCACCTGCTGGGAGAAGCTCTTCGCACTGCGTGCAGCGGCCACGCAGCAGGGTGAAGAACGAGCGAGGCTGAGAACGAGCCTGACGGGGGCACAACCAACGCATCGAAGCCTGTGCTCCCCACAGAGCCCATGA